From the genome of Planctomycetia bacterium, one region includes:
- a CDS encoding endonuclease domain-containing protein, whose protein sequence is MTRYFNREGEKEKRRVLRSTMPPAEVILWQRIRGQQLGYKFRRQFSVGSYVIDFYCAHEKLAIELDGESHFIEGASERDKNRQEFIENFGIRFLRFTNVDIYDNIDSVLQIILKTLTSGSPSYQGGARGG, encoded by the coding sequence ATGACACGTTACTTCAATCGAGAAGGAGAGAAAGAAAAACGACGTGTTCTACGGAGTACGATGCCGCCTGCAGAAGTCATTCTTTGGCAGCGAATTCGGGGGCAACAACTCGGATACAAGTTTCGGCGACAATTCAGTGTGGGTTCCTATGTCATTGACTTTTATTGTGCACATGAAAAACTTGCCATCGAGCTGGATGGCGAGAGCCATTTCATCGAGGGAGCTTCGGAACGTGACAAGAATAGACAAGAATTCATTGAGAATTTTGGCATCCGCTTTCTTAGATTCACCAATGTCGATATTTATGACAACATTGATAGCGTATTGCAGATAATCTTGAAAACATTAACTTCTGGCTCTCCCTCTTACCAAGGGGGAGCTAGAGGGGGTTAA